A portion of the Lampris incognitus isolate fLamInc1 chromosome 9, fLamInc1.hap2, whole genome shotgun sequence genome contains these proteins:
- the u2af2a gene encoding U2 small nuclear RNA auxiliary factor 2a isoform X4 encodes MSDFDEFERQLSENKQERDKENRHHRRSPSRSRSRERKRRSRDRDRRSRDRRGDSKERRQRRSSPSNQPQEIAVSRSPHREKKKNKVKKYWDVPPPGFEHITPMQYKAMQAAGQIPATALLPTMTPDGLAVTPTPVPVVGSQMTRQARRLYVGNIPFGITEESMMDFFNAQMRLGGLTQAPGNPVLAVQINQDKNFAFLEFRSVDETTQAMAFDGIIFQGQSLKIRRPHDYQPLPGMSENPSVYVPGVVSTVVPDSAHKLFIGGLPNYLNDDQVKELLTSFGPLKAFNLVKDSATGLSKGYAFCEYVDVNLNDQAIAGLNGMQLGDKKLLVQRASVGSKNATLTSINQTPVTLQVPGLMNSSVTQMGGLPTEVLCLMNMVAPEELLDDEEYEEIVEDVRDECSKYGQVKSIEIPRPVDGLEVPGTGKIFVEFMSVFDSQKAMQGLTGRKFANRVVVTKYCDPDAYHRRDFW; translated from the exons ATGTCGGACTTCGACGAGTTCGAGAGACAACTTTCCGAGAACAAACAAG AGCGGGACAAAGAGAACCGCCACCACCGGCGCTCTCCCTCCCGCAGCCgtagcagagagaggaagaggaggagcagagacagggacagacgtAGCAGGGACCGTCGTGGGGACAGCAAGGAACGTAGACAGAGACGCAG CTCACCATCAAACCAACCCCAAGAGATTGCTGTAAG CCGTTCTCCACACcgtgagaagaagaagaacaaggtgAAGAAGTACTGGGATGTCCCTCCTCCTGGATTCGAACACATCACTCCCATGCAGTACAAAGCCATGCAAG CTGCAGGCCAAATTCCAGCCACAGCCCTCCTGCCAACCATGACCCCAGATGGCCTGGCTGTCACCCCTACCCCTGTGCCCGTGGTGGGCAGCCAGATGACCAGGCAGGCCCGCAGGCTGTATGTGGGCAACATCCCCTTTGGTATCACAGAG GAGTCCATGATGGACTTCTTTAATGCTCAGATGCGTTTGGGGGGTCTCACTCAGGCTCCTGGCAACCCTGTCCTTGCAGTGCAGATCAACCAGGATAAGAACTTTGCCTTCCTCGAG ttcCGTTCTGTGGATGAGACAACCCAGGCCATGGCTTTTGATGGCATCATCTTCCAGGGTCAAAGTCTCAAGATCCGCCGTCCTCATGACTACCAGCCTCTTCCTGGCATGAGCGAGAACCCTAGTGTCTACGTGCCCG GTGTGGTGTCCACAGTGGTGCCTGACTCGGCTCATAAGCTCTTCATTGGTGGCTTGCCTAACTACTTGAACGATGACCAG GTGAAGGAGCTGCTGACGTCATTTGGTCCTCTAAAGGCCTTCAACCTGGTGAAAGACAGTGCCACTGGCCTCTCTAAAGGATACGCTTTCTGTGAATATGTTGACGTCAACCTTAATGACCAG GCTATTGCAGGGTTGAATGGCATGCAGCTTGGAGACAAAAAGCTCCTGGTGCAGAGAGCCAGTGTGGGATCCAAGAACGCGACTCTG ACGAGTATAAACCAGACCCCTGTGACGCTGCAGGTGCCAGGCCTGATGAATAGCTCTGTGACTCAGATGGGTGGTCTTCCCACCGAGGTGTTGTGTCTGATGAACATGGTGGCCCCCGAGGAGCTGCTGGATGACGAGGAGTATGAGGAGATTGTGGAGGATGTCAGAGACGAGTGCAGCAAGTATGGACAAGTCAAGAGCATCGAAATACCCCGACCTGTGGATGGTCTGGAAGTGCCCGGTACTGGCAAG ATTTTTGTGGAGTTCATGTCCGTGTTCGACTCCCAGAAGGCCATGCAGGGGCTGACAGGACGGAAGTTTGCTAACAGGGTGGTGGTGACCAAATACTGCGACCCGGACGCCTATCACCGCCGAGACTTCTGGTAG
- the u2af2a gene encoding U2 small nuclear RNA auxiliary factor 2a isoform X2, whose amino-acid sequence MSDFDEFERQLSENKQERDKENRHHRRSPSRSRSRERKRRSRDRDRRSRDRRGDSKERRQRRSSPSNQPQEIAVSRSPHREKKKNKVKKYWDVPPPGFEHITPMQYKAMQAAGQIPATALLPTMTPDGLAVTPTPVPVVGSQMTRQARRLYVGNIPFGITEESMMDFFNAQMRLGGLTQAPGNPVLAVQINQDKNFAFLEFRSVDETTQAMAFDGIIFQGQSLKIRRPHDYQPLPGMSENPSVYVPAHLGLLHVGVVSTVVPDSAHKLFIGGLPNYLNDDQVKELLTSFGPLKAFNLVKDSATGLSKGYAFCEYVDVNLNDQAIAGLNGMQLGDKKLLVQRASVGSKNATLTSINQTPVTLQVPGLMNSSVTQMGGLPTEVLCLMNMVAPEELLDDEEYEEIVEDVRDECSKYGQVKSIEIPRPVDGLEVPGTGKIFVEFMSVFDSQKAMQGLTGRKFANRVVVTKYCDPDAYHRRDFW is encoded by the exons ATGTCGGACTTCGACGAGTTCGAGAGACAACTTTCCGAGAACAAACAAG AGCGGGACAAAGAGAACCGCCACCACCGGCGCTCTCCCTCCCGCAGCCgtagcagagagaggaagaggaggagcagagacagggacagacgtAGCAGGGACCGTCGTGGGGACAGCAAGGAACGTAGACAGAGACGCAG CTCACCATCAAACCAACCCCAAGAGATTGCTGTAAG CCGTTCTCCACACcgtgagaagaagaagaacaaggtgAAGAAGTACTGGGATGTCCCTCCTCCTGGATTCGAACACATCACTCCCATGCAGTACAAAGCCATGCAAG CTGCAGGCCAAATTCCAGCCACAGCCCTCCTGCCAACCATGACCCCAGATGGCCTGGCTGTCACCCCTACCCCTGTGCCCGTGGTGGGCAGCCAGATGACCAGGCAGGCCCGCAGGCTGTATGTGGGCAACATCCCCTTTGGTATCACAGAG GAGTCCATGATGGACTTCTTTAATGCTCAGATGCGTTTGGGGGGTCTCACTCAGGCTCCTGGCAACCCTGTCCTTGCAGTGCAGATCAACCAGGATAAGAACTTTGCCTTCCTCGAG ttcCGTTCTGTGGATGAGACAACCCAGGCCATGGCTTTTGATGGCATCATCTTCCAGGGTCAAAGTCTCAAGATCCGCCGTCCTCATGACTACCAGCCTCTTCCTGGCATGAGCGAGAACCCTAGTGTCTACGTGCCCG CTCATCTTGGGTTATTGCATGTAGGTGTGGTGTCCACAGTGGTGCCTGACTCGGCTCATAAGCTCTTCATTGGTGGCTTGCCTAACTACTTGAACGATGACCAG GTGAAGGAGCTGCTGACGTCATTTGGTCCTCTAAAGGCCTTCAACCTGGTGAAAGACAGTGCCACTGGCCTCTCTAAAGGATACGCTTTCTGTGAATATGTTGACGTCAACCTTAATGACCAG GCTATTGCAGGGTTGAATGGCATGCAGCTTGGAGACAAAAAGCTCCTGGTGCAGAGAGCCAGTGTGGGATCCAAGAACGCGACTCTG ACGAGTATAAACCAGACCCCTGTGACGCTGCAGGTGCCAGGCCTGATGAATAGCTCTGTGACTCAGATGGGTGGTCTTCCCACCGAGGTGTTGTGTCTGATGAACATGGTGGCCCCCGAGGAGCTGCTGGATGACGAGGAGTATGAGGAGATTGTGGAGGATGTCAGAGACGAGTGCAGCAAGTATGGACAAGTCAAGAGCATCGAAATACCCCGACCTGTGGATGGTCTGGAAGTGCCCGGTACTGGCAAG ATTTTTGTGGAGTTCATGTCCGTGTTCGACTCCCAGAAGGCCATGCAGGGGCTGACAGGACGGAAGTTTGCTAACAGGGTGGTGGTGACCAAATACTGCGACCCGGACGCCTATCACCGCCGAGACTTCTGGTAG
- the u2af2a gene encoding U2 small nuclear RNA auxiliary factor 2a isoform X3, translating to MSDFDEFERQLSENKQAERDKENRHHRRSPSRSRSRERKRRSRDRDRRSRDRRGDSKERRQRRSSPSNQPQEIAVSRSPHREKKKNKVKKYWDVPPPGFEHITPMQYKAMQAAGQIPATALLPTMTPDGLAVTPTPVPVVGSQMTRQARRLYVGNIPFGITEESMMDFFNAQMRLGGLTQAPGNPVLAVQINQDKNFAFLEFRSVDETTQAMAFDGIIFQGQSLKIRRPHDYQPLPGMSENPSVYVPGVVSTVVPDSAHKLFIGGLPNYLNDDQVKELLTSFGPLKAFNLVKDSATGLSKGYAFCEYVDVNLNDQAIAGLNGMQLGDKKLLVQRASVGSKNATLTSINQTPVTLQVPGLMNSSVTQMGGLPTEVLCLMNMVAPEELLDDEEYEEIVEDVRDECSKYGQVKSIEIPRPVDGLEVPGTGKIFVEFMSVFDSQKAMQGLTGRKFANRVVVTKYCDPDAYHRRDFW from the exons ATGTCGGACTTCGACGAGTTCGAGAGACAACTTTCCGAGAACAAACAAG CAGAGCGGGACAAAGAGAACCGCCACCACCGGCGCTCTCCCTCCCGCAGCCgtagcagagagaggaagaggaggagcagagacagggacagacgtAGCAGGGACCGTCGTGGGGACAGCAAGGAACGTAGACAGAGACGCAG CTCACCATCAAACCAACCCCAAGAGATTGCTGTAAG CCGTTCTCCACACcgtgagaagaagaagaacaaggtgAAGAAGTACTGGGATGTCCCTCCTCCTGGATTCGAACACATCACTCCCATGCAGTACAAAGCCATGCAAG CTGCAGGCCAAATTCCAGCCACAGCCCTCCTGCCAACCATGACCCCAGATGGCCTGGCTGTCACCCCTACCCCTGTGCCCGTGGTGGGCAGCCAGATGACCAGGCAGGCCCGCAGGCTGTATGTGGGCAACATCCCCTTTGGTATCACAGAG GAGTCCATGATGGACTTCTTTAATGCTCAGATGCGTTTGGGGGGTCTCACTCAGGCTCCTGGCAACCCTGTCCTTGCAGTGCAGATCAACCAGGATAAGAACTTTGCCTTCCTCGAG ttcCGTTCTGTGGATGAGACAACCCAGGCCATGGCTTTTGATGGCATCATCTTCCAGGGTCAAAGTCTCAAGATCCGCCGTCCTCATGACTACCAGCCTCTTCCTGGCATGAGCGAGAACCCTAGTGTCTACGTGCCCG GTGTGGTGTCCACAGTGGTGCCTGACTCGGCTCATAAGCTCTTCATTGGTGGCTTGCCTAACTACTTGAACGATGACCAG GTGAAGGAGCTGCTGACGTCATTTGGTCCTCTAAAGGCCTTCAACCTGGTGAAAGACAGTGCCACTGGCCTCTCTAAAGGATACGCTTTCTGTGAATATGTTGACGTCAACCTTAATGACCAG GCTATTGCAGGGTTGAATGGCATGCAGCTTGGAGACAAAAAGCTCCTGGTGCAGAGAGCCAGTGTGGGATCCAAGAACGCGACTCTG ACGAGTATAAACCAGACCCCTGTGACGCTGCAGGTGCCAGGCCTGATGAATAGCTCTGTGACTCAGATGGGTGGTCTTCCCACCGAGGTGTTGTGTCTGATGAACATGGTGGCCCCCGAGGAGCTGCTGGATGACGAGGAGTATGAGGAGATTGTGGAGGATGTCAGAGACGAGTGCAGCAAGTATGGACAAGTCAAGAGCATCGAAATACCCCGACCTGTGGATGGTCTGGAAGTGCCCGGTACTGGCAAG ATTTTTGTGGAGTTCATGTCCGTGTTCGACTCCCAGAAGGCCATGCAGGGGCTGACAGGACGGAAGTTTGCTAACAGGGTGGTGGTGACCAAATACTGCGACCCGGACGCCTATCACCGCCGAGACTTCTGGTAG
- the u2af2a gene encoding U2 small nuclear RNA auxiliary factor 2a isoform X1: protein MSDFDEFERQLSENKQAERDKENRHHRRSPSRSRSRERKRRSRDRDRRSRDRRGDSKERRQRRSSPSNQPQEIAVSRSPHREKKKNKVKKYWDVPPPGFEHITPMQYKAMQAAGQIPATALLPTMTPDGLAVTPTPVPVVGSQMTRQARRLYVGNIPFGITEESMMDFFNAQMRLGGLTQAPGNPVLAVQINQDKNFAFLEFRSVDETTQAMAFDGIIFQGQSLKIRRPHDYQPLPGMSENPSVYVPAHLGLLHVGVVSTVVPDSAHKLFIGGLPNYLNDDQVKELLTSFGPLKAFNLVKDSATGLSKGYAFCEYVDVNLNDQAIAGLNGMQLGDKKLLVQRASVGSKNATLTSINQTPVTLQVPGLMNSSVTQMGGLPTEVLCLMNMVAPEELLDDEEYEEIVEDVRDECSKYGQVKSIEIPRPVDGLEVPGTGKIFVEFMSVFDSQKAMQGLTGRKFANRVVVTKYCDPDAYHRRDFW, encoded by the exons ATGTCGGACTTCGACGAGTTCGAGAGACAACTTTCCGAGAACAAACAAG CAGAGCGGGACAAAGAGAACCGCCACCACCGGCGCTCTCCCTCCCGCAGCCgtagcagagagaggaagaggaggagcagagacagggacagacgtAGCAGGGACCGTCGTGGGGACAGCAAGGAACGTAGACAGAGACGCAG CTCACCATCAAACCAACCCCAAGAGATTGCTGTAAG CCGTTCTCCACACcgtgagaagaagaagaacaaggtgAAGAAGTACTGGGATGTCCCTCCTCCTGGATTCGAACACATCACTCCCATGCAGTACAAAGCCATGCAAG CTGCAGGCCAAATTCCAGCCACAGCCCTCCTGCCAACCATGACCCCAGATGGCCTGGCTGTCACCCCTACCCCTGTGCCCGTGGTGGGCAGCCAGATGACCAGGCAGGCCCGCAGGCTGTATGTGGGCAACATCCCCTTTGGTATCACAGAG GAGTCCATGATGGACTTCTTTAATGCTCAGATGCGTTTGGGGGGTCTCACTCAGGCTCCTGGCAACCCTGTCCTTGCAGTGCAGATCAACCAGGATAAGAACTTTGCCTTCCTCGAG ttcCGTTCTGTGGATGAGACAACCCAGGCCATGGCTTTTGATGGCATCATCTTCCAGGGTCAAAGTCTCAAGATCCGCCGTCCTCATGACTACCAGCCTCTTCCTGGCATGAGCGAGAACCCTAGTGTCTACGTGCCCG CTCATCTTGGGTTATTGCATGTAGGTGTGGTGTCCACAGTGGTGCCTGACTCGGCTCATAAGCTCTTCATTGGTGGCTTGCCTAACTACTTGAACGATGACCAG GTGAAGGAGCTGCTGACGTCATTTGGTCCTCTAAAGGCCTTCAACCTGGTGAAAGACAGTGCCACTGGCCTCTCTAAAGGATACGCTTTCTGTGAATATGTTGACGTCAACCTTAATGACCAG GCTATTGCAGGGTTGAATGGCATGCAGCTTGGAGACAAAAAGCTCCTGGTGCAGAGAGCCAGTGTGGGATCCAAGAACGCGACTCTG ACGAGTATAAACCAGACCCCTGTGACGCTGCAGGTGCCAGGCCTGATGAATAGCTCTGTGACTCAGATGGGTGGTCTTCCCACCGAGGTGTTGTGTCTGATGAACATGGTGGCCCCCGAGGAGCTGCTGGATGACGAGGAGTATGAGGAGATTGTGGAGGATGTCAGAGACGAGTGCAGCAAGTATGGACAAGTCAAGAGCATCGAAATACCCCGACCTGTGGATGGTCTGGAAGTGCCCGGTACTGGCAAG ATTTTTGTGGAGTTCATGTCCGTGTTCGACTCCCAGAAGGCCATGCAGGGGCTGACAGGACGGAAGTTTGCTAACAGGGTGGTGGTGACCAAATACTGCGACCCGGACGCCTATCACCGCCGAGACTTCTGGTAG
- the u2af2a gene encoding U2 small nuclear RNA auxiliary factor 2a isoform X7 yields the protein MSDFDEFERQLSENKQERDKENRHHRRSPSRSRSRERKRRSRDRDRRSRDRRGDSKERRQRRSRSPHREKKKNKVKKYWDVPPPGFEHITPMQYKAMQAAGQIPATALLPTMTPDGLAVTPTPVPVVGSQMTRQARRLYVGNIPFGITEESMMDFFNAQMRLGGLTQAPGNPVLAVQINQDKNFAFLEFRSVDETTQAMAFDGIIFQGQSLKIRRPHDYQPLPGMSENPSVYVPGVVSTVVPDSAHKLFIGGLPNYLNDDQVKELLTSFGPLKAFNLVKDSATGLSKGYAFCEYVDVNLNDQAIAGLNGMQLGDKKLLVQRASVGSKNATLTSINQTPVTLQVPGLMNSSVTQMGGLPTEVLCLMNMVAPEELLDDEEYEEIVEDVRDECSKYGQVKSIEIPRPVDGLEVPGTGKIFVEFMSVFDSQKAMQGLTGRKFANRVVVTKYCDPDAYHRRDFW from the exons ATGTCGGACTTCGACGAGTTCGAGAGACAACTTTCCGAGAACAAACAAG AGCGGGACAAAGAGAACCGCCACCACCGGCGCTCTCCCTCCCGCAGCCgtagcagagagaggaagaggaggagcagagacagggacagacgtAGCAGGGACCGTCGTGGGGACAGCAAGGAACGTAGACAGAGACGCAG CCGTTCTCCACACcgtgagaagaagaagaacaaggtgAAGAAGTACTGGGATGTCCCTCCTCCTGGATTCGAACACATCACTCCCATGCAGTACAAAGCCATGCAAG CTGCAGGCCAAATTCCAGCCACAGCCCTCCTGCCAACCATGACCCCAGATGGCCTGGCTGTCACCCCTACCCCTGTGCCCGTGGTGGGCAGCCAGATGACCAGGCAGGCCCGCAGGCTGTATGTGGGCAACATCCCCTTTGGTATCACAGAG GAGTCCATGATGGACTTCTTTAATGCTCAGATGCGTTTGGGGGGTCTCACTCAGGCTCCTGGCAACCCTGTCCTTGCAGTGCAGATCAACCAGGATAAGAACTTTGCCTTCCTCGAG ttcCGTTCTGTGGATGAGACAACCCAGGCCATGGCTTTTGATGGCATCATCTTCCAGGGTCAAAGTCTCAAGATCCGCCGTCCTCATGACTACCAGCCTCTTCCTGGCATGAGCGAGAACCCTAGTGTCTACGTGCCCG GTGTGGTGTCCACAGTGGTGCCTGACTCGGCTCATAAGCTCTTCATTGGTGGCTTGCCTAACTACTTGAACGATGACCAG GTGAAGGAGCTGCTGACGTCATTTGGTCCTCTAAAGGCCTTCAACCTGGTGAAAGACAGTGCCACTGGCCTCTCTAAAGGATACGCTTTCTGTGAATATGTTGACGTCAACCTTAATGACCAG GCTATTGCAGGGTTGAATGGCATGCAGCTTGGAGACAAAAAGCTCCTGGTGCAGAGAGCCAGTGTGGGATCCAAGAACGCGACTCTG ACGAGTATAAACCAGACCCCTGTGACGCTGCAGGTGCCAGGCCTGATGAATAGCTCTGTGACTCAGATGGGTGGTCTTCCCACCGAGGTGTTGTGTCTGATGAACATGGTGGCCCCCGAGGAGCTGCTGGATGACGAGGAGTATGAGGAGATTGTGGAGGATGTCAGAGACGAGTGCAGCAAGTATGGACAAGTCAAGAGCATCGAAATACCCCGACCTGTGGATGGTCTGGAAGTGCCCGGTACTGGCAAG ATTTTTGTGGAGTTCATGTCCGTGTTCGACTCCCAGAAGGCCATGCAGGGGCTGACAGGACGGAAGTTTGCTAACAGGGTGGTGGTGACCAAATACTGCGACCCGGACGCCTATCACCGCCGAGACTTCTGGTAG
- the u2af2a gene encoding U2 small nuclear RNA auxiliary factor 2a isoform X6, producing the protein MSDFDEFERQLSENKQAERDKENRHHRRSPSRSRSRERKRRSRDRDRRSRDRRGDSKERRQRRSRSPHREKKKNKVKKYWDVPPPGFEHITPMQYKAMQAAGQIPATALLPTMTPDGLAVTPTPVPVVGSQMTRQARRLYVGNIPFGITEESMMDFFNAQMRLGGLTQAPGNPVLAVQINQDKNFAFLEFRSVDETTQAMAFDGIIFQGQSLKIRRPHDYQPLPGMSENPSVYVPGVVSTVVPDSAHKLFIGGLPNYLNDDQVKELLTSFGPLKAFNLVKDSATGLSKGYAFCEYVDVNLNDQAIAGLNGMQLGDKKLLVQRASVGSKNATLTSINQTPVTLQVPGLMNSSVTQMGGLPTEVLCLMNMVAPEELLDDEEYEEIVEDVRDECSKYGQVKSIEIPRPVDGLEVPGTGKIFVEFMSVFDSQKAMQGLTGRKFANRVVVTKYCDPDAYHRRDFW; encoded by the exons ATGTCGGACTTCGACGAGTTCGAGAGACAACTTTCCGAGAACAAACAAG CAGAGCGGGACAAAGAGAACCGCCACCACCGGCGCTCTCCCTCCCGCAGCCgtagcagagagaggaagaggaggagcagagacagggacagacgtAGCAGGGACCGTCGTGGGGACAGCAAGGAACGTAGACAGAGACGCAG CCGTTCTCCACACcgtgagaagaagaagaacaaggtgAAGAAGTACTGGGATGTCCCTCCTCCTGGATTCGAACACATCACTCCCATGCAGTACAAAGCCATGCAAG CTGCAGGCCAAATTCCAGCCACAGCCCTCCTGCCAACCATGACCCCAGATGGCCTGGCTGTCACCCCTACCCCTGTGCCCGTGGTGGGCAGCCAGATGACCAGGCAGGCCCGCAGGCTGTATGTGGGCAACATCCCCTTTGGTATCACAGAG GAGTCCATGATGGACTTCTTTAATGCTCAGATGCGTTTGGGGGGTCTCACTCAGGCTCCTGGCAACCCTGTCCTTGCAGTGCAGATCAACCAGGATAAGAACTTTGCCTTCCTCGAG ttcCGTTCTGTGGATGAGACAACCCAGGCCATGGCTTTTGATGGCATCATCTTCCAGGGTCAAAGTCTCAAGATCCGCCGTCCTCATGACTACCAGCCTCTTCCTGGCATGAGCGAGAACCCTAGTGTCTACGTGCCCG GTGTGGTGTCCACAGTGGTGCCTGACTCGGCTCATAAGCTCTTCATTGGTGGCTTGCCTAACTACTTGAACGATGACCAG GTGAAGGAGCTGCTGACGTCATTTGGTCCTCTAAAGGCCTTCAACCTGGTGAAAGACAGTGCCACTGGCCTCTCTAAAGGATACGCTTTCTGTGAATATGTTGACGTCAACCTTAATGACCAG GCTATTGCAGGGTTGAATGGCATGCAGCTTGGAGACAAAAAGCTCCTGGTGCAGAGAGCCAGTGTGGGATCCAAGAACGCGACTCTG ACGAGTATAAACCAGACCCCTGTGACGCTGCAGGTGCCAGGCCTGATGAATAGCTCTGTGACTCAGATGGGTGGTCTTCCCACCGAGGTGTTGTGTCTGATGAACATGGTGGCCCCCGAGGAGCTGCTGGATGACGAGGAGTATGAGGAGATTGTGGAGGATGTCAGAGACGAGTGCAGCAAGTATGGACAAGTCAAGAGCATCGAAATACCCCGACCTGTGGATGGTCTGGAAGTGCCCGGTACTGGCAAG ATTTTTGTGGAGTTCATGTCCGTGTTCGACTCCCAGAAGGCCATGCAGGGGCTGACAGGACGGAAGTTTGCTAACAGGGTGGTGGTGACCAAATACTGCGACCCGGACGCCTATCACCGCCGAGACTTCTGGTAG
- the u2af2a gene encoding U2 small nuclear RNA auxiliary factor 2a isoform X5 yields the protein MSDFDEFERQLSENKQAERDKENRHHRRSPSRSRSRERKRRSRDRDRRSRDRRGDSKERRQRRSRSPHREKKKNKVKKYWDVPPPGFEHITPMQYKAMQAAGQIPATALLPTMTPDGLAVTPTPVPVVGSQMTRQARRLYVGNIPFGITEESMMDFFNAQMRLGGLTQAPGNPVLAVQINQDKNFAFLEFRSVDETTQAMAFDGIIFQGQSLKIRRPHDYQPLPGMSENPSVYVPAHLGLLHVGVVSTVVPDSAHKLFIGGLPNYLNDDQVKELLTSFGPLKAFNLVKDSATGLSKGYAFCEYVDVNLNDQAIAGLNGMQLGDKKLLVQRASVGSKNATLTSINQTPVTLQVPGLMNSSVTQMGGLPTEVLCLMNMVAPEELLDDEEYEEIVEDVRDECSKYGQVKSIEIPRPVDGLEVPGTGKIFVEFMSVFDSQKAMQGLTGRKFANRVVVTKYCDPDAYHRRDFW from the exons ATGTCGGACTTCGACGAGTTCGAGAGACAACTTTCCGAGAACAAACAAG CAGAGCGGGACAAAGAGAACCGCCACCACCGGCGCTCTCCCTCCCGCAGCCgtagcagagagaggaagaggaggagcagagacagggacagacgtAGCAGGGACCGTCGTGGGGACAGCAAGGAACGTAGACAGAGACGCAG CCGTTCTCCACACcgtgagaagaagaagaacaaggtgAAGAAGTACTGGGATGTCCCTCCTCCTGGATTCGAACACATCACTCCCATGCAGTACAAAGCCATGCAAG CTGCAGGCCAAATTCCAGCCACAGCCCTCCTGCCAACCATGACCCCAGATGGCCTGGCTGTCACCCCTACCCCTGTGCCCGTGGTGGGCAGCCAGATGACCAGGCAGGCCCGCAGGCTGTATGTGGGCAACATCCCCTTTGGTATCACAGAG GAGTCCATGATGGACTTCTTTAATGCTCAGATGCGTTTGGGGGGTCTCACTCAGGCTCCTGGCAACCCTGTCCTTGCAGTGCAGATCAACCAGGATAAGAACTTTGCCTTCCTCGAG ttcCGTTCTGTGGATGAGACAACCCAGGCCATGGCTTTTGATGGCATCATCTTCCAGGGTCAAAGTCTCAAGATCCGCCGTCCTCATGACTACCAGCCTCTTCCTGGCATGAGCGAGAACCCTAGTGTCTACGTGCCCG CTCATCTTGGGTTATTGCATGTAGGTGTGGTGTCCACAGTGGTGCCTGACTCGGCTCATAAGCTCTTCATTGGTGGCTTGCCTAACTACTTGAACGATGACCAG GTGAAGGAGCTGCTGACGTCATTTGGTCCTCTAAAGGCCTTCAACCTGGTGAAAGACAGTGCCACTGGCCTCTCTAAAGGATACGCTTTCTGTGAATATGTTGACGTCAACCTTAATGACCAG GCTATTGCAGGGTTGAATGGCATGCAGCTTGGAGACAAAAAGCTCCTGGTGCAGAGAGCCAGTGTGGGATCCAAGAACGCGACTCTG ACGAGTATAAACCAGACCCCTGTGACGCTGCAGGTGCCAGGCCTGATGAATAGCTCTGTGACTCAGATGGGTGGTCTTCCCACCGAGGTGTTGTGTCTGATGAACATGGTGGCCCCCGAGGAGCTGCTGGATGACGAGGAGTATGAGGAGATTGTGGAGGATGTCAGAGACGAGTGCAGCAAGTATGGACAAGTCAAGAGCATCGAAATACCCCGACCTGTGGATGGTCTGGAAGTGCCCGGTACTGGCAAG ATTTTTGTGGAGTTCATGTCCGTGTTCGACTCCCAGAAGGCCATGCAGGGGCTGACAGGACGGAAGTTTGCTAACAGGGTGGTGGTGACCAAATACTGCGACCCGGACGCCTATCACCGCCGAGACTTCTGGTAG